Proteins from one Niallia circulans genomic window:
- a CDS encoding flagellar basal body rod protein: protein MKKVGLFLIGATAAIVLLSHLGPLVGLVISGVLLYLVFKQFMKAGTTGAKIGWGALGIVLLCITASNLPAIIALVAAYVLLLVFKKWKKSGAVTQKSNSDDPFQNFEKQWSELNKN from the coding sequence ATGAAAAAAGTTGGTTTATTTCTTATAGGAGCGACGGCGGCAATTGTTCTGCTGTCACATTTAGGTCCTTTAGTAGGATTAGTTATTAGCGGAGTATTGCTGTACCTTGTGTTCAAGCAATTTATGAAGGCAGGTACAACTGGAGCAAAAATAGGCTGGGGTGCTTTAGGTATCGTGTTACTGTGCATCACAGCAAGCAACCTTCCAGCAATTATTGCCCTTGTTGCAGCATATGTCCTGTTGTTAGTGTTTAAGAAGTGGAAAAAATCAGGCGCAGTTACACAGAAATCAAACTCAGATGATCCGTTCCAGAATTTTGAAAAGCAATGGTCTGAACTAAATAAAAACTAA
- a CDS encoding sensor histidine kinase: protein MSIIQRQILWGMSIALILLLFTSGAFLLVFPLDSWNDIWEKQVLDIPFVLFLVSADVAIGLFFGVMSGYSWRKQFNALDGIIHSGDKNKELERESSGFYEEIHSLGAKITNVQNKLKEQIRLSQKLVTEQAEDQHTRVQAVIADERNRLARELHDSVSQQLFAASMLLSAINERRQPEGDPIESKQLKLVEETIHQSQLEMRALLLHLRPAALKDKTLKEGIMELLSELVHKVEMKITWKLEEFSLDKGIEDHLFRILQESVSNTLRHAKASKFDVQLLHREQYIILRVMDDGIGFDVEESKTGSYGLQNMQERAAEIGGQLKIVSLQQKGTRLEVKVPMILDVEAKA from the coding sequence ATGAGCATAATTCAAAGGCAAATCTTATGGGGAATGAGTATTGCATTAATTCTGCTTCTGTTCACATCTGGTGCCTTCCTGCTTGTGTTTCCACTAGATAGCTGGAATGATATTTGGGAAAAGCAAGTCCTTGATATCCCATTTGTTTTATTTCTGGTAAGTGCGGATGTGGCAATAGGTCTTTTTTTTGGTGTTATGAGCGGGTATTCGTGGAGGAAGCAGTTTAATGCACTTGATGGAATCATTCACAGCGGAGACAAAAATAAGGAATTGGAACGAGAGAGCTCTGGCTTTTATGAGGAAATACATTCTTTAGGGGCAAAAATAACGAATGTACAAAACAAACTTAAGGAACAGATTCGCCTATCACAAAAGCTTGTGACAGAGCAAGCAGAGGATCAGCATACTAGAGTGCAAGCTGTCATTGCTGATGAACGGAATCGGCTGGCAAGAGAGCTTCACGATTCTGTCAGTCAGCAGCTTTTTGCTGCATCCATGCTATTATCTGCAATCAATGAAAGAAGGCAACCAGAAGGCGATCCGATTGAGTCAAAGCAGTTAAAGTTAGTTGAAGAGACGATCCACCAGTCACAGCTTGAAATGAGAGCATTGCTGCTGCACTTGAGACCTGCAGCTCTTAAGGATAAAACGTTAAAAGAAGGAATAATGGAGCTTTTATCAGAGCTTGTCCATAAAGTAGAAATGAAAATCACATGGAAGCTAGAGGAATTTAGTTTAGATAAAGGGATTGAAGACCATTTATTCCGTATACTGCAGGAATCTGTATCAAATACTCTTAGGCATGCAAAAGCAAGTAAGTTTGATGTGCAGCTTTTACATAGAGAACAATATATTATCTTAAGGGTCATGGATGATGGGATTGGATTCGATGTGGAAGAAAGCAAAACCGGCTCATATGGACTGCAGAATATGCAGGAGCGGGCAGCGGAAATTGGCGGTCAGCTGAAAATTGTCAGTCTGCAGCAAAAAGGGACACGGCTTGAAGTGAAGGTGCCAATGATTTTAGATGTGGAGGCGAAAGCATGA
- the liaF gene encoding cell wall-active antibiotics response protein LiaF yields the protein MFQRIKKDFAGWIVIIAGFLLLLEIFVLHPGLIFSFVVSIGLMYYGKKGRKRKIGKLMFWAGLLILLISVLNMFTVKFLLFSLLFYWFVQYIQKKNNKEVIKPIIKHKEAVDDDDEVIIKKEPMFRNRLFHRNETPDHVYEWKDINIQTGASDTIIDLSYTVLPQGETVIAVRNLVGNVKIYIPYDLEVSVNHSVLLGSAYIFDEENAVNAFNMNIMRSSTGFDQAETRVKIITSFLVGNLEVKRI from the coding sequence TTGTTTCAGAGAATAAAGAAAGACTTTGCAGGTTGGATTGTCATCATCGCTGGATTCCTGCTTCTATTAGAGATTTTTGTTTTACACCCAGGGCTGATTTTTTCCTTTGTAGTTTCGATTGGATTAATGTATTACGGTAAAAAGGGAAGAAAAAGGAAAATAGGAAAGCTGATGTTTTGGGCTGGCTTGCTTATACTTTTAATCAGTGTTCTAAATATGTTTACAGTTAAATTCCTGCTGTTTAGTCTTCTTTTTTACTGGTTTGTGCAGTATATCCAGAAAAAGAACAATAAAGAAGTAATCAAGCCGATCATCAAGCATAAGGAAGCAGTAGATGATGATGATGAAGTCATTATTAAAAAGGAGCCAATGTTTCGCAATCGCCTGTTTCATCGGAATGAGACACCTGATCATGTTTATGAATGGAAGGATATCAATATTCAAACAGGTGCAAGCGACACAATCATCGATCTAAGCTATACCGTTTTACCGCAAGGGGAGACAGTAATAGCAGTACGAAATTTAGTCGGCAATGTCAAGATATACATTCCTTATGATTTAGAGGTCAGTGTCAACCATTCTGTCCTGCTCGGTTCTGCGTATATATTTGATGAAGAAAATGCGGTCAATGCATTCAATATGAATATTATGAGAAGCAGCACTGGCTTTGACCAGGCTGAGACAAGAGTGAAGATTATCACCTCTTTCCTTGTAGGAAATCTTGAGGTGAAAAGAATATGA
- a CDS encoding response regulator → MIRVLFVDDHEMVRIGVSSYLSAQSDIEVVGEADNGKTAIDMALELRPDIILMDLVMNEMDGIEATKHIVEAWPEAKIIIVTSFLDDEKVYPALQAGATSYMLKTSKASEIAEAVRSTFNGQIVLEPEVTDKMMMKMREKPQILLHDELTAREMEILLLMAEGKSNQEIADVLFIAIKTVKTHVSNILSKLQVQDRTQAVIYAFKYRLVE, encoded by the coding sequence ATGATTAGAGTTTTGTTTGTTGATGATCACGAGATGGTGCGGATAGGCGTGTCCTCCTATTTATCGGCACAGTCGGATATTGAAGTCGTCGGTGAAGCTGACAATGGAAAAACGGCAATTGATATGGCTTTAGAATTGCGTCCTGATATCATTTTAATGGATTTGGTCATGAATGAAATGGATGGAATTGAAGCAACAAAGCATATTGTGGAAGCCTGGCCAGAAGCGAAAATTATTATTGTAACGAGCTTTCTGGATGATGAGAAGGTATATCCAGCATTGCAGGCAGGAGCGACCAGTTATATGCTGAAAACGTCAAAGGCAAGTGAAATAGCAGAGGCAGTCCGTTCTACCTTTAATGGTCAGATTGTTCTCGAACCAGAGGTCACTGATAAAATGATGATGAAAATGAGAGAGAAGCCGCAAATCTTGCTTCATGACGAACTAACAGCAAGAGAGATGGAAATACTGCTGCTAATGGCTGAAGGGAAAAGCAACCAGGAAATTGCTGATGTTTTGTTTATTGCCATAAAAACAGTCAAAACACATGTTAGTAATATTTTAAGCAAACTACAAGTGCAGGACAGGACCCAGGCTGTTATTTATGCATTTAAATATCGGCTTGTTGAATAG
- a CDS encoding polysaccharide biosynthesis protein: MSSFYKGTLLLIVTAFFGECIEFLINMVMARELGEQGLGLFMTVLPTIFLIVLLASFELPVSISKFIAEKDSVYHHSMLQQVIKWTIIFTIVLTIVAGFVIPFIPIFQDYHPILKWLVLLLLPVISFTSIARGFFMGKQQMGKIAASNFLRKIVQLGMLVFLFQWFSFDLETSVLIAFCTIVGSDLVVFLYLLHMFFVQYQRIRKGENERMGGKAIWKDLLSVSIPTTGLRIFHALSHAIQPFLIKGALVASGITAANATEQYGMLAGIALTIGFFPAFIAHSFMTMLIPTVSKAYAERNYLHLQHLLKQVMLITLGYGSVAIAIFYFYAEPLTMKFFHSSQAASIVQLLWPYFFLHYFTIPMQAFLIGLGLLKDAVFHSVWATIFSYTAIYYLGSLSHLQMGGIAIGMNLGAVILALLHYLTICKKIGFSIWLSPGKQAHQ; the protein is encoded by the coding sequence ATGAGCTCATTTTATAAGGGTACGCTTTTATTGATTGTTACGGCGTTTTTTGGTGAATGTATTGAGTTTTTGATTAACATGGTTATGGCGCGGGAATTGGGGGAACAGGGACTTGGACTTTTCATGACAGTTCTGCCAACAATATTCCTTATTGTGCTGCTGGCGAGCTTTGAGCTTCCTGTCTCTATTTCGAAGTTTATTGCTGAAAAGGATTCAGTCTATCATCACAGTATGCTTCAACAAGTAATAAAATGGACAATCATCTTTACAATTGTGCTGACGATAGTCGCTGGTTTCGTCATTCCGTTTATTCCAATATTCCAGGACTATCACCCAATCTTAAAATGGCTCGTTCTTTTGCTGCTGCCGGTTATTTCCTTTACGTCGATCGCAAGAGGATTCTTTATGGGCAAACAGCAAATGGGAAAAATAGCAGCATCTAATTTCCTGCGGAAAATTGTCCAACTAGGAATGCTTGTTTTTCTTTTTCAATGGTTTTCCTTTGATTTGGAAACATCTGTCTTAATCGCATTCTGTACCATTGTTGGCAGTGATTTAGTTGTATTTTTGTATTTGCTTCATATGTTTTTCGTTCAGTATCAACGCATTAGAAAAGGTGAAAATGAGCGGATGGGTGGCAAGGCAATTTGGAAGGATCTTTTGTCTGTGTCCATTCCGACGACAGGCTTGCGGATTTTTCATGCTTTGTCCCATGCTATACAGCCCTTTTTAATAAAGGGGGCACTGGTTGCATCGGGTATAACAGCAGCTAATGCGACAGAGCAGTATGGGATGCTTGCAGGGATTGCCTTGACTATCGGCTTTTTTCCGGCATTCATTGCGCATTCCTTTATGACAATGCTTATTCCGACCGTGTCAAAGGCTTATGCTGAAAGGAATTACTTACATTTACAGCATCTGCTTAAGCAAGTGATGCTGATCACTCTTGGGTACGGTTCAGTTGCTATTGCCATTTTTTACTTTTATGCAGAGCCGCTGACAATGAAATTCTTTCACTCATCTCAAGCTGCTTCCATTGTGCAATTATTATGGCCGTATTTCTTCTTGCACTATTTCACGATTCCAATGCAGGCTTTCCTTATTGGCCTCGGACTCTTAAAGGATGCGGTATTCCACTCGGTTTGGGCTACTATTTTTTCGTATACAGCTATCTACTATCTTGGCTCCTTAAGCCATTTACAGATGGGCGGCATAGCAATAGGCATGAATTTAGGCGCTGTCATCCTGGCACTGCTGCATTATTTAACCATTTGCAAAAAAATCGGCTTTTCCATCTGGCTTTCACCAGGCAAACAAGCACATCAATAA
- a CDS encoding PspA/IM30 family protein yields MANLLERIKNAVMADINEVLDKKENKNPLTLLNQYLRECEKETEKVKELVKRQYVLKEAFTKELKEAEELAAKRKKQAEIASQAGEEELFSFAQTEQHHYEERIVRLTESLKITDKQTSELEAKYAEMKHKLKDMNIRRLELMGKENMTRASYTMNKITDKQGNSAGTAKFDEMETYIDGLEKKITNKYYQHTIDEKIAALEKKIEEKKDETFTS; encoded by the coding sequence ATGGCAAACCTATTAGAAAGAATTAAAAATGCAGTAATGGCAGATATAAACGAAGTGCTCGACAAAAAGGAAAACAAAAATCCCCTAACGCTTCTTAACCAATATTTAAGAGAATGTGAAAAAGAAACAGAAAAAGTAAAAGAGCTTGTGAAACGACAATACGTACTAAAAGAAGCATTCACAAAAGAGCTTAAAGAGGCTGAGGAGCTTGCAGCAAAACGTAAAAAGCAAGCAGAAATTGCTTCACAGGCTGGCGAAGAGGAATTGTTCTCTTTTGCACAGACAGAACAACATCATTATGAGGAAAGAATTGTCCGTTTAACGGAATCACTGAAAATCACTGATAAGCAGACAAGTGAGCTAGAAGCAAAATATGCAGAAATGAAGCACAAACTGAAGGATATGAATATTCGTCGTCTTGAGCTGATGGGGAAGGAAAACATGACTAGAGCTTCTTACACAATGAATAAAATTACCGATAAACAAGGAAATTCTGCAGGAACAGCTAAGTTCGACGAAATGGAAACATATATTGACGGTCTGGAGAAAAAGATAACAAACAAGTACTATCAGCATACAATTGATGAAAAAATAGCTGCTTTAGAAAAAAAGATTGAGGAAAAGAAAGATGAAACTTTCACTTCCTGA